GGAACTGCAGACTTGCAGCGTAGTCCTTGGAATCAATCTGCGCAAATTTCTTGGCTGCTGGAGATGCCTCGatatcttcatcatcgttcaccttgaccttctcGCCAGATGACTGGGAGCCCGAAGCCGCAGCGTTGGGATTCAAAAGTTCCACTTCCGTAGACGCTTGCTTCTTTTCAGACGGTTTCGCCTTTGCAACGTGCGAGCTATCGAATCCAGTGTGAATGTCAGCGCTGGTGATTTTCTTGCCCTCCTCTTTTAGCAGCTTCTCGAGTTTCGGCGTTAGCTCCCTTTGCATTTCGTTAATCTTGTCCACATGTCCCTCAAGCTCCGTCATCATAGCCTGATATCGGTCCTCAGGCTTCTTCGCATCCAACGCTTTGTTGACTTCGTCGAGCAgcgccgccatcatctgcGAATAAGTCTTGGGCTCCTTGCCATCGCTATGCAATCCCTCCGGTCGCGGGGGAACTTGATCGTCCTTTGGGTCGCCGCCCGATTCCATGACAGCCTTGAAAGCTATTTCACCAGGGTTTCTGCCAGCTGCCTCTGAGGCATGGGCCTTGAGGGACGCCAGCAGAGAAGAAATGCGCTTCAAAAGTCCATCATGGATGAGCCGTTCGTATTTGTATGCTTCGATTTGTAGCTTCCGTTGTTGACGCTCTTGGTGGATTTGGTTCTGCTTCGCGCGAATAAAAGATCTTTTGTCAACGTTGGGATGGACCTCAATGTCGGAGTCGTCGCTGAGCTCCAGTGCGTCCTGCAACAAAAGTCAGTCAGCAACAGGACTATGatgccatcctcatccatgCGGGGGAGGGGTCCTTGAGGGTTGGAGCTTGACTACGAACCCATTTGCTATAGTCGACTGGCATTCTGATTGCGAATTCGAGTCCAACAGAAACACGTGGCCAAAATTGCTGCAcgagaagagaaaacaaaaatgtcttgtcttgctctGGCGTCAAGAAGGTGATGGAACTTGAAGCTCTCGACTAGTGCGGGACAAAAGCCCAAGAAGATTCTAGCACTGACCTTGGAGCTTGGCGGGGTAACTTAGCCCACATGCATGTTGTAAAAGAACCAGCAGGCCAAGGcaggccagacttgaccaggcaACATCGacctccagatgtccatTACCTGTGGCTGCTTGTACCCCCCAGACAATAAtaacaagtctggtgtcagcACATGAGTCCATCTAGATCtcagcaacattgacagaTCCGTCATCAGCCTTTTCGAGCTGTTGATAGTCAATTCCGTGTTATTTAACCTCGTTGCACAAAGTAACCCAATGGTTCGAAATCAGCCCTTGAGACGTGAAAAGAGAAACGGAAGCCAAGGCAAGACTCCCTCATAACTTCATGTCGCCCCATATGGAACAATCGTACAAATTCTCCGCTGCAATAGTATACTATTTACTGTACAAAATCCCAAATGCACTCGCTAGCCGTTATACGCCAGGCATGTCCAAATAATGCTCCCAAAATATCAAGTCCAGCGTACTCCGAGATACTACCAtccagaaaaaaaaaagacagACAGGTTGGCTCGTCTTTCGAGTTGTCTTCTGTCTTCTCCGGCGTTGAATCAATAGCCTCATGACATGGTCTTCATGAAATCATCCAGGTCAAAGCTCTCTTCGTACTGCTTATTGTCCCATAGTTCCCCTAGGTCATCCAGCCAAGCCTTTTTACCTGGCTGGCGCAGTACATCGCCAGTCTCAATATCCACCATGTCCTCTTCTCGTCCGTCCACTTCCTTTTGCGGCTTATCCGTTATCAGGTTTGGTCCCGAGTCACCTAGGTTGAATAGATCAAGAATCTGGTCTGTATCCATCGTTGACAGCCCCGCGTTTTGCTGATTGACCACGGTCGATGCTACATCAATCTTGAATCGTTGGAGACTGAGAATCTTCTCTTCCAACGTGCCACGAGTAATCAGTCGGTACACGTTGACCACCTTCTTCTGTCCAATTCTGTGTGCTCGGTCCATAGCCTGCAAATCTTTTTGCGGGTTCCAGTCATGTTCCACGAAAATGACGGTATCAGCACCCGTAAGATTGAGACCGAGGCCACCGACACTAGTTGTCAAAAGTAACACATCGTATGATGGATCACTGTTAAACTTGTTGACAATATCCTGTCTCTTATTCGCCTCAACAGATCCATCCAATCGAAGGTGAGAAACCGACGGTAAGAGCTCTCTCAGAaccttcttctccaccatGTCCAGCATTTCCTTCATCTGACAGAAAATAAGTGCTCTGTGTGGCTTGATGGGCTGATACAGGGGATCATTAGTATCCCCGTCATCCCCACCAATGCCACAGTCAACCAAAAGGTCCTTCAAGGCAGTGAGTTTAGGTGCGTGGATTGTGTCCTCAATCGACGTTCCTTGCTTCTGCAAGATCTTCTGCGTATCGTCGTAGGTAGGGCTGCCTGGCTTCATAACCATCGCCGGTGAATTGCATAACTTCCGCATGTACTGCAGAGCTTGGAAAATGTGCTGCTTTGCCTCCTTGTCGTCACGACCGGCCTCAGCCTGCAGCTTCTTGCCTTGCTTCTTGGTGAAGTCTTCAAATAACTTCTTCTGCAGGTCGCTTAGGTCACAGTAGTAATTTTGAAGGATCTTCGGCGGCAGGTCATTCAACACCTCTTCCTTCAACCGACGCAGCAAGAATGGTAGCACTTGCTTGTGTAAAGCTTCAATTGCCAATGCTCCCGCTTCCTGTTCCTTTGAGGAGGCCTTGCTGAAACGGCTTGCCGCGATGGGCTTGGCGAATCGATCCAGGAACACCTTCTCGGCCCCGAGGAAACCTGGCATGAGGAAGTCGAACAGGGACCAGAGCTCCAAGACATTGTTCTGAATTGGCGTGCCCGTCAGGATGAGGCGGTGGTTGCTGGCAAGCCTCTTGACAGCCTGAGtaatcttggccttgggaTTCTTGATCAAATGGCCCTCGTCAAGAACCACATAGTTCCAGCTGTGCTTGTCCAGAATATCCGTGTCATTCCTGCAGACGTCGTACGACGTTACCACGATGTCGGTCTCCCCCAGTTTATCTCTCATCGTTTTGCGCTCGGCCGGCGGTCCTACATAGGCCGTAACAGTAAGGAACGGCGCATACGTCTTGATTTCTTGTTGCCAATGTCCAGAAAGTGTTGGGGGACAGACAATGAGGGATGGTAGCCGTCTAACGTCGGCAGCGCCCGTCTTGGCGAATTCCTCTtgccgttggtgatggtcgCTTGCTACAATGCAAATGGTTTGGAGTGTCTTGCCCAAGCCCATGTCGTCACAAAGAATGCCATGAAGGTGATATTTGTTGAGGAAGTGGAGCCAGTTTACGCCTTCTTGCTGGTAGGACCGCAGTTCGGCCTTGATGGCAACGGGTATCTGGAACTGCTCAACTTTCTTCGGGTCCAAAAGTTGTGCAATAAAAGTTCGCTCCCGGTCTCGGCCCTTGAGGAGTTCTTCAGACAGGCCAGGGGGGTCAGGAATGCCCGCTTCCAGCGGAACAAGCTTCACCAAAGTTGCAAACGACGTTGTTGCGATAAGTCGAATCTCGTTGTCGGAGTCGCTCATTCGGCCAAGAACGGGTACAATGAGGAAGATAACATATGGCAAGATGGCGTCACCCATGACTGCGATCAAGTGGTAGATGGCCTCAGTGACGCCCTGGCGGAAGTTCAGATCCAAGGGATTGGTAATTGACGGGAGAACCTTTTCAACGAGAGCAGTCATGCCTTCCACCGTAATTACACTGCAGATTGTGGCAAGACACTTGGCTGCCATGTACCGGAACACCGAGAGCTCCGAGTGAAGTGCCTTGATAACAAGGGGCAACATTTTCATGACGAAAGGACGCAGGGCAACGTCCAGAGTTGGAGTCATCGTTCGGATGACGGACATGGCATCGACGATCTCTTGGCCAAAGACATTCTCAGGGTCCTTGGCTTCTGTCGGGAGGTCGCCGGAGAAGGCCCTGACCATGGGCTCTTCCATGAAGCTTCGAAGACTTGGAACTGTTTCCAGCAAGGTTGCCCCGTACGCTTTTGACAAAATCTCAAGAGCCTCCTTGGCACCGCGTCGTGTAATTCTAGCAGCTTTAGCTTCCTTGGCCCACTTGGCAGCATCAGGGTGATCGACTCTATCTTCCTCCTTTTGCATGGAGAGGATGCAGGAGGTCTTGGCGGCATGAACAGGGAATTCTGGCGTCTCGGCAACCTCCACACAGGAgaacttgacaagattgGCGACAACTTTATCAGCAGGCCCCTTCCGGCCCTTTTCAGCGAAGAGCTGTACAAGCCTCGCAATAGTTGCCGATGACCGGTtttggaggagctggttCTCTTCGGTTTTGACCGAGTCCATGATACCTTTGATCAACGGGCTTGGCTTCTTAGGAAGCAGCTTCATTGCAACCATGGCACAAGCAGCGCCGGCTTTGATCCTGGTATCACGCGCGTCTTTGAACGCTTTGGCTTCCCCAATGGCCGCTACTGCGACATTTCTAGCCTCAGCCAGCTGCTGGCTAGCTATTAGGCGCTGTCCAGGAGGCATTATCTTCTTGAGCCTCTCGAAATCATCCCCGACACACTTTTCTGCTGTGGCAATTGAAAAGGCACTTGGTCCTGCTTCTGGCTCGCCTTGAACGACGACTGGAAGAACTGGAAGCTTGCCGTGCGATACTTTACCATGATCACGGAACAGGTGGATGAGCTGCTGGCATTGGGTTCTGGCGCGTTGCACAAAATTGACCAAATCTCTATATGATGAAGGTCTTTCGAGCTCGACTATGCGCTGCAGCTGTTCAGTGTATCGAGCAGGTTCGTCTGCGGTTGCACAGCTCTTGGCAAATTCATCCACAACCAAGCAGGCAGTAAGCTGCGTGGAAGAGAAGGCAGAAGTCAAACCAGGCACCAGCAGGGCATCGTAATCATCGAGATTTGACGATGGTACAAGGGACATGATTTTGCCCATGGCACTGGCTGCTGACACCCGAGATCGAATTAGCACGTCCATGCCTACCAAGTCAACGTCACCTTGCATCATATGGCCATCGACATCGTGAGTCATTCCTGTCGACACGGGCTCTTCAGCTTTGGTAGACTTGCGACGTCGCTTAGGCGCTCTATCTGCACCATCGGGAGAGGACAGTCGTCGACCGGATGGGGGACCCATGCCCTGTGCCGAGTAGGTTCCACCTGAAGGTTTTTGGAAGAGAGTTGCATTCATCGGGATAGGATTTCGCGAGACGCCGATCGGGTGTAGCGTAAGTTCCAT
The genomic region above belongs to Pochonia chlamydosporia 170 chromosome 2, whole genome shotgun sequence and contains:
- a CDS encoding TBP associated factor (similar to Coccidioides immitis RS XP_001244437.1); amino-acid sequence: MASRLDRLVTILETGSTRLIRETAVNQLADWQKQHPDELFNLLSRVVPYLRHKDWETRSTAAKAIGKIVENAPLYDPNEEDALPAPKKEEDTGENGHIKKEEGDKDTLLTEDDLLKFESLNVHSILNYGRELLRGGGIEYNLAALDPQARLEHQKKTLLGRLGLLGRKFEDEEMPVVADSQAVPMTPIEGSNGNGITRSDSISQSQGGEDSQLSSRQLNVLKRKRKREAMKASQGKGGFGDLSLRRSTTAGSEGLGADETPMAEGESKKNGKMNDYFNLDRPSDVDEGTKVVSEFKGPVIPIKSELEAEDTMEGAEWPYERLCDFLKIDLFDPSWETRHGAAMGLREVIRVHGGGAGRIRGKGMEDNESLNKKWLDDLACRLCSVLMLDRFTDYSSDTSVAPIRETIGQTLGSALKHIPSTSVYDIYRILYRMVMQEDLELERPVWAVCHGGMVGLRYVVAVRKDLLLQDGDMIDGIIKAVMKGLGDMDDDVRSVSAATLIPMAKEFVTMRPDQLDGLTSIVWESLSNLGDDLSASTGRIMDLLATLCGFPEVLEAMKASAAQDEERSFTLLVPRLYPFLRHTITSVRLAVLKALLTFANLGDDTSHGWLNGRILRLIFQNILVERDVETLNMSLELWNALVGTLAKNPAVLADEFAPHIDPLMELTLHPIGVSRNPIPMNATLFQKPSGGTYSAQGMGPPSGRRLSSPDGADRAPKRRRKSTKAEEPVSTGMTHDVDGHMMQGDVDLVGMDVLIRSRVSAASAMGKIMSLVPSSNLDDYDALLVPGLTSAFSSTQLTACLVVDEFAKSCATADEPARYTEQLQRIVELERPSSYRDLVNFVQRARTQCQQLIHLFRDHGKVSHGKLPVLPVVVQGEPEAGPSAFSIATAEKCVGDDFERLKKIMPPGQRLIASQQLAEARNVAVAAIGEAKAFKDARDTRIKAGAACAMVAMKLLPKKPSPLIKGIMDSVKTEENQLLQNRSSATIARLVQLFAEKGRKGPADKVVANLVKFSCVEVAETPEFPVHAAKTSCILSMQKEEDRVDHPDAAKWAKEAKAARITRRGAKEALEILSKAYGATLLETVPSLRSFMEEPMVRAFSGDLPTEAKDPENVFGQEIVDAMSVIRTMTPTLDVALRPFVMKMLPLVIKALHSELSVFRYMAAKCLATICSVITVEGMTALVEKVLPSITNPLDLNFRQGVTEAIYHLIAVMGDAILPYVIFLIVPVLGRMSDSDNEIRLIATTSFATLVKLVPLEAGIPDPPGLSEELLKGRDRERTFIAQLLDPKKVEQFQIPVAIKAELRSYQQEGVNWLHFLNKYHLHGILCDDMGLGKTLQTICIVASDHHQRQEEFAKTGAADVRRLPSLIVCPPTLSGHWQQEIKTYAPFLTVTAYVGPPAERKTMRDKLGETDIVVTSYDVCRNDTDILDKHSWNYVVLDEGHLIKNPKAKITQAVKRLASNHRLILTGTPIQNNVLELWSLFDFLMPGFLGAEKVFLDRFAKPIAASRFSKASSKEQEAGALAIEALHKQVLPFLLRRLKEEVLNDLPPKILQNYYCDLSDLQKKLFEDFTKKQGKKLQAEAGRDDKEAKQHIFQALQYMRKLCNSPAMVMKPGSPTYDDTQKILQKQGTSIEDTIHAPKLTALKDLLVDCGIGGDDGDTNDPLYQPIKPHRALIFCQMKEMLDMVEKKVLRELLPSVSHLRLDGSVEANKRQDIVNKFNSDPSYDVLLLTTSVGGLGLNLTGADTVIFVEHDWNPQKDLQAMDRAHRIGQKKVVNVYRLITRGTLEEKILSLQRFKIDVASTVVNQQNAGLSTMDTDQILDLFNLGDSGPNLITDKPQKEVDGREEDMVDIETGDVLRQPGKKAWLDDLGELWDNKQYEESFDLDDFMKTMS
- a CDS encoding Hsp90 co-chaperone Cdc37 (similar to Cordyceps militaris CM01 XP_006667101.1) → MPVDYSKWDALELSDDSDIEVHPNVDKRSFIRAKQNQIHQERQQRKLQIEAYKYERLIHDGLLKRISSLLASLKAHASEAAGRNPGEIAFKAVMESGGDPKDDQVPPRPEGLHSDGKEPKTYSQMMAALLDEVNKALDAKKPEDRYQAMMTELEGHVDKINEMQRELTPKLEKLLKEEGKKITSADIHTGFDSSHVAKAKPSEKKQASTEVELLNPNAAASGSQSSGEKVKVNDDEDIEASPAAKKFAQIDSKDYAASLQFLSQNPQIVTERETDGLLVLAFDAALEKKDDYSRQCVHQALLLQYCRLLGKDGVGLFFKRVTTKGHQAQEVFYKDVQDTYLRIKNRSREILAERAKEPEEGVEQIQLHAVEPGTVIQIKVPAADSQDTDEQRAREIFDAFQPDMKKALESGELDEVNRVLGKMKVDEAEELVALFGEANILSLEEQIIDATTEEGQKQWKDMEAAAKAEAEAEAEVEVDGPAGDPE